In Microbacterium esteraromaticum, the following proteins share a genomic window:
- a CDS encoding CoA transferase, whose protein sequence is MRQPAAGHTVPLPSRLAVGELAWSSVLAAGAALSPDAPTAPDPAQVAAAYRSDRHLLIDGEAPDVWSPLSRFWRVSDGWVRTHGNYPHHAAALRSGIGAPEDAAAVDIGERLSRMTAEAATRMITSAGGLCVPVRREHPHDDAALRRHPIVETHRLTHSPARRRSAATTHAPLAGLRVLDLTRVIAGPVATRTLAFAGADVLRIDPLRLPEPAWQHLDVGHGKRSALRDVDADRPLFESLLADADAVVLGYRPSGLARLGLSPEALAERHPHLVIGQLSAWPGDGSPRGFDSLVQADSGISWIESPDGATPGALPAQALDHSAGYLLAAGIATALRRRGETGGGWLVRTSLRRVAAELLGMPRDAAPAYAADPGSSTHATYTARTQEFDVGGRRVTTVAPAVRWPGSPEAFSPPRPWGGDAAEWW, encoded by the coding sequence ATGAGACAGCCCGCCGCAGGCCACACCGTGCCACTGCCCTCACGCCTCGCCGTGGGCGAGCTGGCCTGGAGCAGCGTCCTCGCCGCGGGCGCTGCCCTCTCCCCTGACGCACCGACTGCGCCGGATCCGGCCCAGGTCGCCGCCGCTTATCGCAGCGACCGGCATCTGCTCATCGACGGCGAGGCGCCCGATGTGTGGTCTCCGCTGTCGCGGTTCTGGCGCGTGTCCGACGGCTGGGTGCGGACGCACGGAAACTATCCGCATCACGCGGCCGCGCTGCGCTCCGGCATCGGCGCACCGGAGGATGCCGCAGCCGTCGACATCGGCGAGCGTCTCTCTCGCATGACGGCTGAAGCCGCGACTCGGATGATCACATCGGCCGGGGGCCTGTGCGTACCCGTGCGCCGAGAGCATCCTCACGACGATGCCGCCCTGCGGAGGCATCCGATCGTCGAGACGCATCGCCTCACCCACTCGCCCGCTCGTCGTCGGAGCGCGGCCACGACGCACGCTCCCCTTGCGGGCCTGCGCGTACTCGATCTGACCCGGGTGATCGCAGGTCCCGTCGCGACCCGCACCCTCGCCTTCGCCGGCGCCGATGTGCTGCGCATCGATCCACTGCGTCTGCCCGAGCCCGCCTGGCAGCACCTGGACGTCGGGCACGGCAAGCGATCCGCGCTGCGGGACGTCGACGCCGACCGTCCGCTGTTCGAATCGCTACTGGCGGACGCGGATGCGGTCGTGCTCGGCTACCGGCCGAGCGGCCTCGCGCGGCTCGGGCTCTCCCCCGAAGCCCTGGCGGAGCGGCATCCCCATCTCGTCATCGGTCAGCTCAGTGCGTGGCCCGGCGACGGGTCACCCCGTGGCTTCGACAGTCTCGTGCAGGCGGACTCGGGCATCTCGTGGATCGAATCGCCGGACGGCGCGACCCCTGGCGCCCTTCCGGCACAGGCGCTCGACCACTCCGCCGGCTACCTGCTCGCGGCCGGCATCGCAACCGCGCTGCGGCGCCGAGGCGAGACCGGCGGCGGGTGGCTGGTGCGCACCTCTCTGCGCCGGGTCGCGGCGGAGCTGCTCGGGATGCCCCGAGACGCCGCGCCCGCCTACGCCGCCGACCCCGGGTCATCGACGCACGCCACGTACACCGCGCGGACGCAGGAGTTCGATGTCGGCGGGCGGCGCGTCACCACGGTGGCACCGGCAGTGCGATGGCCGGGGTCGCCCGAGGCATTCAGCCCGCCTCGTCCCTGGGGTGGCGATGCCGCCGAGTGGTGGTGA
- a CDS encoding SatD family protein, translated as MVVAVIADIVGSRRLRDRAGAQRVFDETIVRVQREHPLADQPLQPTVGDEQQGVYRTLDDALAGVLLLQLALPEGIEFRYGLGIGEIRAIESAHRELTDGPGWWAAREAIDTVHARQERAVPTARSWIVAAPGQDEVMESQVSTSNAYLLARDAIVVRMTERERRLTYGRIGGLSQSALAEQEGITQPAVSKALRSSGAAALLDGLALMTGERS; from the coding sequence ATGGTCGTCGCAGTGATCGCCGACATCGTCGGCTCACGTCGACTCCGCGACCGGGCCGGAGCCCAGCGGGTGTTCGACGAGACGATCGTGCGCGTCCAGCGCGAGCATCCGCTCGCCGATCAGCCGCTGCAGCCCACGGTCGGCGACGAGCAGCAGGGCGTGTACCGCACTCTCGACGACGCGCTGGCAGGCGTGCTGCTGCTGCAGCTCGCGCTGCCGGAGGGCATCGAGTTCCGCTATGGGCTGGGCATCGGCGAGATCCGCGCGATCGAGTCCGCGCACCGCGAGCTCACCGACGGCCCGGGCTGGTGGGCCGCGCGAGAGGCGATCGATACGGTGCACGCCCGTCAGGAGCGAGCCGTGCCGACGGCCCGCAGCTGGATTGTCGCCGCCCCCGGGCAGGATGAGGTCATGGAATCCCAGGTGTCGACGAGCAACGCCTATCTGCTGGCGCGCGACGCGATCGTCGTGCGCATGACCGAGCGCGAGCGGCGCCTCACCTACGGCCGTATCGGCGGACTCTCCCAGAGCGCGCTCGCCGAGCAGGAGGGCATCACGCAGCCCGCTGTGTCGAAGGCACTGCGCAGCTCGGGCGCTGCCGCGCTTCTCGATGGGCTGGCGCTCATGACGGGGGAGCGTTCATGA
- a CDS encoding TlyA family RNA methyltransferase, which produces MTRLDAALAARGIARSRTHAASLIADGLVRVDGRTVIKPSTPVDDAADIALDGGDHYVSRAAHKLIAALDGFGIAVDGRLALDMGASTGGFTQVLRERGARRVLAVDVGHGQLAEQIAADPGVTAVEGFNVRHMTAQSLAEATHESERPDLAVGDLSFISLALVLPAVVDTISPDADVVLLVKPQFEVGRTAVKGGLVTSVDARLDAVERTLWSAHDVGLGMLGILPSPILGTHGNAEYLVHLAPGRGTDPSEWSEQIAHVAGGR; this is translated from the coding sequence ATGACGCGCCTCGACGCAGCCCTCGCCGCGCGGGGCATCGCCCGTTCTCGAACGCACGCGGCATCCCTCATCGCAGACGGACTCGTCCGCGTCGACGGCCGCACGGTCATCAAGCCGTCGACGCCGGTCGACGACGCGGCCGACATCGCCCTGGACGGCGGCGACCACTACGTCAGCCGAGCGGCGCACAAGCTCATCGCCGCGCTCGACGGCTTCGGCATCGCGGTGGACGGACGTCTTGCGCTCGACATGGGCGCGTCCACCGGTGGATTCACCCAGGTGCTGCGTGAACGCGGGGCCAGACGCGTCCTCGCTGTCGACGTCGGCCACGGACAGCTCGCGGAGCAGATCGCAGCCGACCCCGGCGTCACCGCTGTCGAAGGCTTCAACGTCCGCCACATGACCGCACAGTCGCTGGCCGAGGCCACGCACGAGAGCGAACGCCCGGATCTCGCCGTCGGCGACCTCTCCTTCATCTCGCTCGCGCTCGTGCTGCCCGCGGTCGTCGACACGATCAGCCCCGACGCCGATGTGGTGCTGCTCGTAAAGCCGCAGTTCGAGGTGGGACGAACGGCCGTGAAGGGCGGGCTGGTCACCAGCGTCGACGCCAGACTGGACGCCGTCGAGCGCACCCTGTGGAGCGCACACGACGTCGGCCTGGGGATGCTCGGCATCCTGCCGTCGCCGATCCTCGGCACGCACGGCAACGCCGAGTATCTCGTGCATCTCGCGCCCGGACGCGGAACGGATCCGTCAGAATGGTCGGAGCAGATCGCACACGTGGCAGGAGGACGATGA
- a CDS encoding HAD-IIA family hydrolase, which produces MALFRRAKQASTPLTGRDTVLADLDGVVYAGPTAVPYAVDSLNRVAESMRLGYITNNASRTDASVAEHLTGLGLTVAADDVVTSPQAAMRLLTTMVPAPATILIVGGEGLVVEAEKAGYTVTRSAEDSPAAVVQGFSPDVAWTDLAEAAFALKVPEDEGGIPWISTNTDWTIPRERGVAPGNGTLVSAVHTAIGRLSTVAGKPETPIFEEAIARFSAQRPLFLGDRLDTDIMGAVRAGIASALVLTGIDRPKHVLAAPKGSRPDYILADLRDLHEPYPEIVEKDGVFTVNGASVRIVNADVQILSEGTAQIDLLRAGAAAIWATGLAIYAFRVPEKLYDDPFHRP; this is translated from the coding sequence ATGGCGCTGTTCCGCCGCGCGAAGCAGGCATCCACGCCGCTGACCGGTCGCGACACGGTTCTCGCCGATCTCGACGGCGTGGTGTACGCCGGGCCGACTGCTGTGCCGTACGCCGTCGACAGCCTCAACCGCGTCGCGGAGTCGATGCGCCTCGGCTACATCACGAACAACGCGTCGCGTACCGACGCGTCGGTCGCCGAGCACCTCACCGGCCTCGGACTCACGGTCGCGGCCGATGACGTCGTCACGAGTCCGCAGGCGGCCATGCGTCTGCTCACCACCATGGTTCCCGCCCCGGCCACCATCCTGATCGTCGGGGGAGAGGGTCTTGTCGTCGAAGCCGAGAAGGCCGGATACACCGTCACCCGCAGCGCCGAGGACTCGCCGGCCGCGGTCGTGCAGGGCTTCAGCCCGGATGTCGCGTGGACCGACCTCGCCGAGGCGGCCTTCGCTCTGAAAGTGCCCGAAGACGAGGGCGGCATCCCCTGGATCTCGACCAACACCGACTGGACCATTCCCCGCGAGCGCGGTGTGGCCCCAGGCAACGGCACGCTCGTCTCGGCCGTGCACACCGCGATCGGCCGGCTGTCGACCGTCGCGGGCAAGCCCGAGACGCCGATCTTCGAAGAGGCGATCGCGCGTTTCAGCGCGCAGCGCCCCTTGTTCCTCGGCGATCGGCTCGACACCGACATCATGGGCGCGGTGCGAGCCGGCATCGCTTCGGCACTCGTGCTCACCGGCATCGATCGCCCGAAGCATGTGCTGGCTGCACCGAAGGGCTCGCGGCCGGACTACATCCTGGCGGACCTCCGCGATCTTCACGAGCCGTACCCCGAAATCGTAGAGAAAGACGGCGTGTTCACGGTCAACGGAGCCTCGGTGCGCATCGTGAACGCCGACGTGCAGATCCTCTCGGAGGGCACTGCGCAGATCGACCTGCTGCGCGCCGGTGCCGCGGCGATCTGGGCGACGGGGCTCGCGATCTACGCCTTCCGCGTGCCAGAGAAGCTCTACGACGATCCGTTCCACAGGCCCTGA
- the recN gene encoding DNA repair protein RecN — protein sequence MIDEMRIRGLGVIDDAVLPLGAGFTAVTGETGAGKTMVVTGLGLLLGARADSSAIRAGAAQASVAGVWMVPQKGPVADIVTDAGGELEPAGETAELYVSRTLSAEGRSRASVGGRPAPAGVLASLAEELVVVHGQSDQLRLRSAAAQRDALDRFGGEQVAAALATYRECFSRWRELDAEITEITENRDRRAAEAAILREQLAEIEQLEPQPGEDVELNERAERLANSEELRLSASVARSALSSEEGDPDVAALLAEARRSLERSADPKLSEIADAIADLGYRAADLAQQLSGYLADLDESGPHELAAVEERRAALSGLIRQHGSLDEALQVWQTGALRLAELDDDGDRIDRLTAEADSAREALDTAAAALTEVRTAAAVRLSAAVTEELHALAMPDATLEARVSPGAETAHGRDDVAILLAPHPGAEPRSVSKGASGGELSRVMLAIEVVIAGTDPVPTFVFDEVDAGIGGAAAIEVGRRLAQLARTSQVIAVTHLAQVAAFANNHLSVVKSNDGAVTASSVTRLEGAQREAEMARLLSGLTDSDAALTHARELLSLGSAIN from the coding sequence GTGATCGATGAGATGCGCATCCGCGGTCTCGGCGTGATCGATGACGCCGTGCTGCCTCTCGGCGCCGGCTTCACCGCCGTCACCGGCGAGACCGGTGCCGGGAAGACCATGGTGGTCACCGGGCTCGGGCTGCTGCTCGGAGCGCGAGCCGATTCCTCCGCCATCCGTGCCGGGGCCGCCCAGGCATCCGTCGCCGGAGTCTGGATGGTGCCGCAGAAGGGACCGGTCGCCGACATCGTCACCGACGCCGGCGGCGAGCTCGAGCCGGCGGGAGAGACCGCAGAGCTGTACGTCTCGCGCACTCTCAGCGCTGAAGGACGCAGCCGCGCCAGCGTCGGCGGACGTCCGGCGCCGGCGGGAGTGCTCGCCTCGCTCGCCGAAGAGCTCGTCGTCGTGCACGGCCAGTCCGACCAGCTGCGGCTGCGCTCGGCCGCAGCTCAGCGCGATGCGCTCGACCGCTTCGGCGGCGAGCAGGTCGCGGCCGCGCTTGCGACGTACCGGGAGTGCTTCAGCCGCTGGCGCGAACTGGATGCCGAGATCACCGAGATCACCGAGAACCGCGATCGACGTGCGGCCGAGGCCGCGATCCTTCGCGAGCAGCTGGCCGAGATCGAGCAGCTCGAGCCCCAGCCGGGCGAGGACGTCGAGCTGAACGAGCGCGCGGAGCGGCTCGCCAACTCCGAGGAGCTGCGGCTGTCGGCGTCCGTCGCCCGGTCGGCGCTGTCGAGCGAGGAGGGCGATCCGGACGTGGCGGCGCTTCTGGCCGAAGCCCGTCGTTCGCTCGAGCGCAGTGCCGACCCCAAGCTCAGCGAGATCGCCGACGCGATCGCCGACCTCGGGTACCGTGCTGCCGACCTCGCACAGCAGCTCTCTGGTTACCTCGCAGACCTCGACGAATCAGGACCGCACGAGCTCGCCGCCGTCGAAGAGCGTCGCGCTGCGCTGAGCGGACTGATCCGCCAGCACGGCTCTCTGGACGAGGCGCTGCAGGTCTGGCAGACGGGAGCGCTTCGCCTCGCCGAGCTCGACGACGACGGCGACCGCATCGACCGTCTCACTGCCGAGGCTGACAGCGCTCGCGAGGCTCTCGACACTGCCGCAGCCGCGCTCACCGAGGTGCGCACCGCGGCCGCCGTTCGGCTCTCGGCAGCCGTCACCGAAGAGCTGCATGCTCTGGCGATGCCGGACGCCACGCTCGAGGCGCGCGTCTCGCCGGGCGCCGAAACGGCCCACGGGCGCGACGATGTCGCCATCCTGCTCGCTCCGCACCCCGGGGCAGAGCCCCGCTCGGTGTCGAAGGGGGCATCCGGCGGCGAGCTCTCGCGCGTCATGCTGGCGATCGAGGTCGTCATCGCCGGGACCGATCCCGTGCCGACGTTCGTCTTCGACGAGGTGGATGCCGGAATCGGCGGCGCCGCGGCGATCGAGGTCGGCAGACGCCTCGCGCAGCTGGCGCGCACCTCGCAGGTCATCGCCGTCACCCACCTGGCGCAGGTCGCGGCGTTCGCGAACAATCACCTCTCGGTCGTGAAATCGAATGACGGTGCCGTCACCGCGTCGAGCGTGACACGTCTCGAGGGAGCGCAGCGCGAGGCCGAGATGGCTCGTCTGCTCTCGGGTCTCACCGATTCCGACGCCGCACTCACTCACGCCCGCGAACTGCTGAGCCTCGGCTCCGCGATCAACTGA
- the argH gene encoding argininosuccinate lyase yields MSADAGADAHGTNEGALWGARFAGGPSPELAELSRSTHFDWILAPYDIAGSHAHATALEAAGYLEADEARIMHDGLDALAARIADGTLLPDPGDEDVHGALEKALIAEVGADIGGRLRAGRSRNDQIATLVRMYLIDHARVIAKHLLRVIDALVAQAEAHPHAILPGRTHLQHAQPVLLAHHLQAHAWPLVRELERIVDWRRRAGVSPYGGGALAGSTLGLDPALVARELGLDRPAENSLDGTSARDVVAEFAFITAMTGIDLSRLSEEIILWNTREFGFVTLDDAYSTGSSIMPQKKNPDIAELARGKSGRLIGNLSGLLATLKGLPLAYNRDLQEDKEPVFDSVQTLEVVLPAFAGMIATLRFDAERMAELAPQGFSLATDVAEWLVKRRVPFRDAHEISGALVRACEERGIGLEDADDELLLSVSDHLSADVREVLTIEGSVASRSGVGGTAPERVVEQRAELVARAQAAAHAIGL; encoded by the coding sequence ATGAGCGCGGATGCAGGTGCAGACGCACACGGCACGAACGAGGGCGCGCTGTGGGGTGCCCGCTTCGCCGGCGGGCCGTCTCCGGAGCTGGCGGAGCTGAGCCGGTCGACGCACTTCGACTGGATCCTCGCGCCGTACGACATCGCCGGATCGCATGCGCACGCCACGGCGCTGGAGGCGGCCGGGTACCTCGAAGCCGACGAGGCCCGCATCATGCATGACGGACTCGACGCTCTCGCCGCCCGCATCGCAGACGGCACGCTGCTGCCGGATCCGGGCGACGAGGATGTGCACGGCGCGCTCGAGAAGGCGCTGATCGCCGAGGTCGGCGCCGACATCGGCGGCCGCCTGCGCGCCGGTCGCAGCCGCAATGACCAGATCGCCACGCTCGTGCGCATGTACCTCATCGACCATGCCCGTGTCATCGCCAAGCATCTGCTGCGCGTGATCGATGCGCTGGTGGCCCAGGCCGAGGCTCATCCGCACGCGATCCTGCCGGGGCGCACGCATCTCCAGCATGCGCAGCCGGTGCTGCTCGCGCATCACCTCCAGGCTCACGCATGGCCCCTGGTCCGCGAGCTGGAGCGCATCGTGGACTGGCGTCGCCGCGCGGGCGTCTCTCCGTACGGCGGAGGAGCGCTGGCAGGTTCGACCCTCGGACTCGACCCGGCACTCGTCGCCCGTGAGCTGGGTCTCGACCGCCCAGCCGAGAACTCGCTCGACGGCACCTCGGCGCGTGACGTGGTCGCCGAGTTCGCCTTCATTACCGCGATGACCGGCATCGACCTGTCGCGTCTGAGCGAGGAGATCATCCTCTGGAACACTCGCGAGTTCGGCTTCGTCACCCTCGACGACGCGTACTCGACGGGCTCGAGCATCATGCCGCAGAAGAAGAACCCCGACATCGCCGAGCTCGCGCGCGGCAAGTCCGGTCGTCTCATCGGCAACCTGTCGGGTCTGCTGGCGACGCTCAAGGGCCTGCCCCTGGCGTACAACCGCGATCTGCAGGAAGACAAGGAGCCGGTCTTCGACTCGGTGCAGACGCTCGAGGTGGTGCTGCCGGCGTTCGCGGGCATGATCGCGACGCTGCGCTTCGACGCCGAGCGGATGGCAGAGCTCGCGCCGCAGGGCTTCTCGCTCGCGACCGATGTCGCCGAGTGGCTGGTCAAGCGGCGCGTGCCGTTCCGCGACGCGCATGAGATATCGGGCGCGCTGGTGCGCGCATGCGAAGAGCGCGGTATCGGGCTCGAGGACGCCGATGACGAGCTGCTGCTGTCGGTCTCGGACCACCTCTCGGCCGACGTGCGAGAGGTGCTGACGATCGAGGGATCGGTGGCGTCCCGCTCAGGCGTAGGGGGAACGGCGCCGGAGAGGGTAGTCGAGCAGCGCGCGGAGCTCGTGGCGCGGGCTCAGGCCGCCGCGCACGCCATCGGGCTCTGA
- a CDS encoding DUF4184 family protein — protein MPFTPSHAVIALPFARSPLVPAAIAVGAMTPDLPLFLRGAGLSYGFTHGWSNIVWTTLVAFVLLLVWRMVLRPAAVELAPDAIADRLPDAWRRTGSEAALETTSQRGIRWHPLLLAISLVLGVLSHIGWDLFTHEGRWGVQAVPALQQMWGPLAGYKWLQHGSSVVGLLIIGVFAVLWLIRRPAVRRVRMLPAWVRWAWMLSLPALLVAAWAFGLAMLGPLDSSFTVQHLAYRVLPPASGLWGAVTIALSVVLVLVADRRRKASEKQA, from the coding sequence ATGCCGTTCACGCCGAGCCATGCGGTGATCGCGCTGCCGTTCGCGCGGTCGCCGCTGGTTCCGGCGGCGATCGCGGTCGGTGCGATGACCCCCGACCTGCCGCTGTTCCTGCGCGGCGCCGGCCTGTCTTACGGGTTCACGCACGGGTGGTCGAACATCGTCTGGACGACGCTGGTCGCGTTCGTGCTGCTGCTGGTGTGGCGCATGGTGCTTCGGCCGGCAGCTGTGGAACTGGCGCCGGACGCCATCGCCGACCGTCTTCCCGACGCCTGGCGGCGTACCGGCTCCGAGGCGGCGCTCGAGACGACCTCGCAGCGGGGGATTCGCTGGCATCCGCTGCTGCTGGCGATCTCGCTCGTGCTCGGCGTGCTCTCGCACATCGGCTGGGACCTGTTCACGCATGAGGGGCGCTGGGGGGTGCAGGCGGTTCCCGCGCTGCAGCAGATGTGGGGCCCTCTGGCCGGATACAAGTGGCTGCAGCATGGCTCGAGCGTGGTGGGGCTGCTGATCATCGGCGTCTTCGCGGTGCTCTGGCTGATCCGCCGGCCTGCGGTCCGGCGAGTCCGGATGCTGCCCGCCTGGGTGCGCTGGGCGTGGATGCTGAGCCTGCCTGCTCTGCTGGTCGCGGCCTGGGCCTTCGGGCTGGCGATGCTGGGCCCGCTGGACAGCTCGTTCACCGTGCAGCATCTGGCCTATCGGGTGCTCCCGCCGGCGTCCGGACTGTGGGGAGCCGTGACGATCGCGCTCTCAGTGGTGCTCGTCCTCGTCGCGGATCGTCGCCGGAAGGCATCCGAAAAGCAGGCGTGA
- the tyrS gene encoding tyrosine--tRNA ligase: MSNPALTTASVALDPTFENVWDELLWRGLVHVSTDQEALRALLAGDPITYYCGFDPTAPSLHLGNLVQLLTLRRIQLAGHKPLGLVGGSTGLIGDPRPTAERTLNTRETVEEWVQRLRAQVERFLSFEGDNAARMVNNLDWTAPMSAIDFLREIGKHYRVGTMLKKDAVAARLNSEAGISYTEFSYQILQGMDFLELYRQYGCVLQTGGSDQWGNLTSGTDLIHRVEGVSAHAIGTPLITNSDGTKFGKSEGNAVWLDAEMCSPYRMYQFWLSTADADVIERLKVFTFLTRAEIEEYAALVESEPFRRAAQKRLALEVCATVHGLDATAAVIAASEALFGQGDLSELDAATLRTALDELPNATVAVGTPVVEALVATGLVASASEARRAIAQGGVTLDGVKVADDDATVQGTLPGGVSVLRRGKKTLAGVFIG; encoded by the coding sequence GTGTCGAATCCCGCTCTGACGACCGCCTCCGTGGCGCTCGATCCCACGTTCGAGAACGTGTGGGACGAGCTGCTGTGGCGCGGCCTCGTCCACGTGTCCACCGATCAGGAGGCGCTGCGCGCCCTTCTCGCCGGGGATCCCATCACGTATTACTGCGGATTCGATCCGACCGCACCCAGCCTGCATCTCGGCAACCTCGTGCAGCTGCTCACGCTGCGTCGAATCCAGCTCGCCGGGCACAAGCCGCTCGGCCTCGTCGGCGGCTCCACCGGACTGATCGGCGACCCTCGCCCCACGGCCGAGCGCACGCTGAACACGCGTGAGACGGTCGAGGAATGGGTGCAGCGTCTGCGCGCGCAGGTCGAGCGCTTCCTGAGCTTCGAGGGCGACAACGCCGCCCGGATGGTCAACAACCTCGACTGGACGGCGCCGATGAGCGCCATCGACTTCCTGCGTGAGATCGGCAAGCACTACCGCGTGGGCACCATGCTCAAGAAGGATGCGGTCGCGGCTCGACTGAACTCCGAGGCAGGCATCAGCTACACCGAGTTCAGCTACCAGATCCTGCAGGGCATGGACTTCCTCGAGCTCTACCGGCAGTACGGCTGCGTGCTGCAGACCGGCGGAAGCGATCAGTGGGGCAATCTCACCAGCGGAACCGACCTCATCCACCGTGTCGAGGGCGTGTCGGCGCATGCGATCGGCACGCCGCTGATCACCAACAGCGACGGCACCAAGTTCGGCAAGAGCGAGGGCAACGCCGTCTGGCTCGACGCCGAGATGTGCAGCCCGTACCGGATGTACCAGTTCTGGCTCAGCACCGCCGACGCCGATGTGATCGAGCGGCTCAAGGTCTTCACCTTCCTGACGCGTGCCGAGATCGAGGAGTACGCGGCGCTGGTCGAGAGCGAGCCGTTCCGTCGCGCGGCGCAGAAGCGCCTCGCGCTCGAGGTGTGCGCCACGGTGCACGGTCTTGACGCGACGGCCGCCGTCATCGCCGCATCCGAGGCGCTGTTCGGGCAGGGAGATCTGAGCGAGCTCGACGCGGCGACGCTGCGCACGGCGCTCGACGAGCTCCCGAACGCGACGGTGGCTGTCGGCACACCCGTGGTCGAGGCGCTCGTCGCCACGGGACTCGTCGCCAGCGCGTCCGAGGCGCGTCGCGCCATCGCCCAGGGCGGTGTCACGCTCGACGGAGTGAAGGTCGCCGACGATGACGCGACCGTGCAGGGCACGCTGCCGGGCGGGGTGTCGGTTCTGCGCCGCGGCAAGAAGACCCTCGCCGGCGTCTTCATCGGCTGA
- a CDS encoding NAD kinase — protein MNARPILVVAHAKREDTVAAALRVVDALRAAGATPVLPADDHDEFVALDHRFADVGLLGTDVAIHDLELAIVLGGDGTILRAAELVRGSEAPVLGINMGHVGFLAEIDRDDMDAAVARVIDRDYDVEERLALSVRVKDAAGAVVYETWALNEATVEKASRERMIEVVIEIDGRPLSSFGCDGMVVSTPTGSTAYNFSAGGPVIWPTVEAIAVVPLSAHALFAKPLVVGPEASVAIEMLERTDGSGILWCDGRRSHELPPGARVVVRRSSRPVRLARLHPTAFTNRLVRKFQLPVAGWRGAL, from the coding sequence ATGAACGCGCGCCCCATCCTGGTCGTCGCCCACGCCAAGCGTGAGGACACGGTCGCAGCGGCCCTGCGCGTCGTCGACGCGCTGCGAGCTGCGGGCGCCACGCCGGTGCTTCCCGCCGACGATCACGATGAGTTCGTCGCTCTCGATCACCGCTTCGCCGACGTCGGACTGCTCGGAACGGACGTCGCCATCCACGACCTCGAACTCGCCATCGTGCTCGGCGGAGACGGCACGATCCTGCGCGCCGCCGAACTGGTGCGCGGCTCCGAGGCTCCGGTGCTCGGCATCAACATGGGCCACGTCGGCTTCCTGGCCGAGATCGACCGCGACGACATGGACGCCGCCGTCGCTCGCGTCATCGACCGCGACTATGACGTCGAGGAGCGTCTCGCGCTCTCGGTGAGGGTGAAGGATGCCGCCGGCGCCGTCGTCTACGAGACCTGGGCGCTCAACGAGGCGACCGTCGAGAAGGCCAGTCGCGAGCGGATGATCGAGGTGGTCATCGAGATCGACGGCCGGCCGCTGTCGAGCTTCGGATGCGACGGCATGGTCGTATCGACCCCCACCGGATCCACTGCCTACAACTTCTCCGCCGGCGGTCCGGTGATCTGGCCGACCGTCGAGGCGATCGCCGTCGTGCCGCTGTCGGCGCACGCGCTGTTCGCCAAGCCTCTCGTCGTCGGGCCCGAGGCCTCGGTCGCGATCGAGATGCTCGAGCGCACCGACGGCAGCGGCATCCTGTGGTGTGACGGTCGTCGCTCGCACGAGCTGCCTCCAGGGGCACGCGTCGTGGTGCGTCGCTCTTCGCGACCGGTGCGCCTCGCTCGCCTGCATCCGACCGCCTTCACGAATCGTCTCGTGCGCAAGTTCCAGCTGCCCGTCGCGGGATGGCGAGGTGCTCTGTGA